The nucleotide sequence GCACAATTTTCGACAAGAGGGCGGATGTTTAGCCATGGCACCTTATTGTTTGATTCAGAAATCGAAAGCGTCGTTTCAGCGCTTAACGTTAAAAAAGATAAAATAGAATCAAAAGGAATCAAATCAATCCGCAGTCGGGTCGCCAATATCTCCGAGTTCCTCTCAGATAAAGTGACAATTGAAGAATTCCGTTCCCTTCTGTTAAAAAATATCTTCGAAGGACTGGATGATATTCCCGAGTATGTCTTAACCGAAGAAGACTGGGGAAAAATCCATGAACTTTCAAAAGAAAGATATCAGAATTGGGATTGGAACTATGGAAAGTCGCCTAAATTCAACTTGCAGCATTCGCATCGGTTCCCGGTGGGGCAGATCGATGTCCGTTTTGAAGTCAATAAGGGAATCATTGAAAATTGCAAAATCTATAAGATTTCTTCGGTGTAGGCGATGTCACCGAAATCGAGGACAAGCTGACAGGCATAAAATATGAGAAGTCCAAAATTGCCAGTGCGTTAGAAGATGTGGACATTAAACATTATTTCGGAAATATTTCTAAAGAAGATTTTATTAATTTATTATATTAACATTAGGAACGCGGTGATGATGACACCGCGTTTTTAATTTACTGAATGTAAAATTGTTAGAAATTCGACATGTTTTTCTTGAATCCATAATTTTCTTTCAATATAATATATTTAGAAAACTTTTTACAAAGTTTGGTGACTCTTGTCACCGCAAAGGGGGAAGGGAGTTAATGAATCTTTCATCACAGCTTCATCACACTGCCTCAATGCTGGGGAATAAGCCGGCATATTTTTTCATGGACAAAGCAAGCACATATGCAGAGCTTGATGCTTCTGTAACAAAGTTTGCTTCTGGACTTGAGAAACTAGGGGTAAAAAAAGGCGATCATATCGCATTGTTGCTAGGAAACTCTCCACATTTTGTCATCAGTTTGTACGGAGCGCTAAGGCTCGGTGCAACAGTCATTCCCATCAATCCAATTTACACTGCTGATGAAATCGGCTATATCCTGAACAATGGGGATGTAAAAGTAGTTGTCGGGCTCGACCTGATGCTGCCGCTCGCCGAAAAAATGCATCAGCACCTGCCAAAGGTCGAACACTTTGTCATTGCTGAGACTGGTCAGAGCCAGATATCTGAAGAGGAAATGTCCAAGCTTTCTTTAGGTTCAAAATTGAAACCGTTTACACATGTAGTTGGTTCCGGAGACCTTGAGTTTAAGGGTCCTGAACTGAACGAAGATGATGTCGCGATCATCCTTTATACGTCTGGGACAACAGGAAAGCCTAAAGGCGCCATGCTTACACATAAAAATCTTTATAGCAATGCTAAAGATGTAAGCGATTACCTTAGGATGAGTGAAGATGACAAGGTGATCACCGCCTTGCCGATGTTCCATGTCTTCTGTTTGACAGTTGCCCTTAATGCGCCATTGATGAATGGTGGAACACTGTTGATTGTTCCTAAATTCAGCCCGGCGGAAGTGTTCCGGATTGCCAGGGATTACGAGGCTACTGTATTTGCTGGTGTGCCGACAATGTACAATTTCCTTTTCCAGTATCCAGAAGGAAATCCGGATGATCTTAAATCGCTTCGCGTTTGCATTTCTGGCGGTGCATCGCTTCCAGTTGCGCTTCTTCAGAATTTCGAGCGCAAGTTCAATGTAATGGTTTCAGAAGGTTATGGTTTGTCGGAGGCTTCACCGGTTACATGCTTCAACCCACTTGACCGCCCGCGCAAAGCAGGATCTATCGGAACCTCAATCGTGAATGTTGTAAACAAGGTCGTCAATGAAATGGGAGATGAAGTGGCTCCTGGAGAAGTTGGCGAATTGATCGTCCACGGCCCGAACGTTATGGCAGGCTATTATAAGATGCCAGAAGAAACAGCCGCCACAATCAAGGATGGCTGGTTATATACAGGAGACCTCGCCCGCATGGACGAAGAAGGATATTTTTACATTGTTGACCGCAAGAAAGATATGATCATTGTGGGAGGATATAATGTATATCCACGTGAAGTAGAGGAAGTTTTATATAACCATTCTGATATTGTCGAGGTAGCAGTTCTTGGAGTTCCTGACCCAAATCTCGGCGAAGCAGTAAGATGCTATGTTGTCAGCAAAAATCCAAAACTGACAGAAGAGCAGCTGCTCGAATATTGCCGCGAACACCTGGCGAAATATAAGGTGCCAAGCGGGATCGAGTTCCTCGAAGAACTTCCGAAAAACACAACCGGAAAGATTTTAAGAAGAGCCCTGAAAAATCAGGTATTACAAGGACAATAATCTTATTGATGAGAGGCAGGCGCCCGTGCCTGCCTCTTTTTCGCATCGGGAAGGAATTTTGTCTTTTTTTGTAGAAGTCATTGAAGAAGGAGTTGATTTGTATGGGAAACATTGATTTACAATTAGAGGGACATACGGCAATTGTCACGCTGAATCGGCCGGACGCATTAAATGCTTTTAATTATGAAACGCTGGGAGAATTACAGCAAGTCATTGAAAAACTAAGGTCAAACCGTGAAGCGAGGGTCGTCATTTTTACTGGAGCTGGTGAAAAAGCCTTCAGTGTCGGAGCTGATTTAAAGGAGCGCCGGACTTTGTCTGACGAGGACGTAAAGAGGAATATTTATAAAATCGGCGAGGTGTTCACGATGGTTGACCAGCTTCCACAGCCGACGATCGCAGCCATCAATGGGTTTGCATTCGGTGGCGGAATGGAGCTTGCCCTTGCCTGCGATTTTCGTGTTGCCGCTGCAGGAACACAGATGGGATTGACAGAAACAAGCCTGGCGATTATCCCGGGAGCAGGTGGCACACAGCGGCTGCCAAGATTGATCGGACAAGCAAAAGCACTTGAGTTGATTTTGACCGCGCGCCGGCTGAAAGCAGAGGAAGCACTAGAATATGGCCTTGTCACAGCTGTCGTCAAAAAAGAAAGCTTGCTTGATGAATGCATGAAGTTTGCTGAAATGATGCTGGCAAACGGTCCGGTGGCCCTTCAGCAGGCAAAGTACGCCGTCAAGCAAGGAATGAACGCAGACTTGCAGACAGGACTGCAAATTGAGCGCAAAGCCTACGAAGTCACAATCCCGACGGAAGACCGCCTCGAAGCGCTGGCAGCCTTCAGTGAAAAACGGAAGCCAAATTTTAAAGGGATGTAACAAAACACGGCCGCGGCCGTGTTTTTTGATGATTACACTCTTATTTTCGCAAAGAGTGAAGTTGAAGAATCGCAAATATAGGAATATTTGTTGTTATCTATCACTTTTGCTGTGGAATCCACGGCTTTATTAATAATTCGACTACTTTTCTTTATAATTCAACCACATTAATATATAATTCGACCACATTTCCAAATAATTCGATCACATTTCCAAATAATTCGACCACTTTTCCGAATATATCGACCAACTCCATTATTAGCAGCCTGCCAACCACGAAATTATTCATGACAAATTATTTCGATAAAAGAAACACTTTTCCAAGGTGCTGGAAGTATGTATAATATATTTTAATTGAATAAAGGATTTTTATTTTTACATAGTGATAGAAGGGCGGGAAGCGAGTGGAAAGTACATTGGTTGTTAAGCATGCAACAGATTTTAAAAGAGGGATTCAATCAGGCATCAGCATTGCGATAGGATATATGCCGATTGCACTTACCTTTGGCTTGATCGCCAAGACAACTGGGCTTGCACTAGGGGAAACGGTCATGATGAGCATGCTGGTGTTCGCCGGGGCCGCTCAATATATTTCGTTAAGCCTCCTTGCCCAGGGAATCGGAGTCTTTGAAGTCATCCTCACTACCTTTATCGTGAATATCCGCCACTTTCTTATGTCTGCATCCCTGAATGAAAAGGCGGAAGAGGATACCGTGTGGGCGAGAATGGGCTATTCATTCGGGATCACGGATGAGACATTTTCAGTCGCCGCGACACGTGAAGGTACCGTCAATGCCCGGTATATGTTTGGCTTGAACCTTACTGCTTACTCAAGCTGGGTCGTTTTCTCCGGATTAGGCTTCCTCATTGGGGCAGGATTGCCGCAGACCCTTCAGGAAAGCATGTCAGTCGCTTTGTATGCGATGTTTGTCGGCTTGTTGGTTCCATCGATGAAAAGCAATGTAAAGGTTGTATTCCTTGCCGCACTGGCGGCTGCGTTCAACTCCATTTTCACGATGGCTGAACTCATGTCCACGGGCTGGGCAATCGTGCTGGCAACGCTGCTATCGGCGATTCTTGTAGAGGCAGTAGAAACATTCAAGAAGGGCAGGGGGTCAGAAACAGATGAGTAAAGAAATCATCATCATGATCATTGGAATGGCCATCGTGACATACATACCGAGGATGCTGCCGTTTGTGATGTTCCGTGGAAAAGAACTGCCGCCATTCCTGCAGGGTGTCCTGAAAAATGTTCCTTATGCCACTCTCGGCGCGCTGATTTTCCCGGCAATACTGTTTATCCAGGAAGATATCTGGTATGGAATTATTGGTGCCGCCGCCGCTTTCATTGCCGCTTTCTTAGGAGCCAATGTCATAATTGTCGTAATTGGTTCAATATCGGTTTTAACTTTATATTCCTATTTTTTCTAGATCTGCTGACAAGCGGGTCTATTTTTTTTTGAATGAGCTATATAACAGGTCCTAACTACAAACAAGCAGCCAGTTTTTAAAAATGAATGAAATATTGACAAGCTGAAAGAATACATTATAATTAACTTTATTAATTCCGACTAAAACAATAAGTTTTATTTGAATAGGGTGGTTAAATTGTTTATTGAAATCAGCAATGTACACAAACAATACGCAGACAAAAATAATCACCAGGTTGATATCTTAAAAGATATTAATCTAGAAGTGAATAAAGGTGAATTTGTATCGATCCTTGGTCCATCTGGCTGCGGTAAATCAACGCTTCTTTCGATTGTGGCGGGACTGACTCCAGCAACGAGCGGTGAAATCATCGTCTCTGGCAAAAAGATAGATAAACCTGGAAAGGACAGGGGGATGGTTTTCCAGCAGGCAGCGTTGTTTCCATGGCTGAACGTTCTAGAGAATGTTCTATTTCCACTCAAACAGGAAATGCCGAAGAAACAGGCTGAATCGGAGGCAAAGAAACAATTGCAAAAGGTTCAGCTTAGCAAATATCTTTCCCACTATCCTCACGAGCTATCAGGAGGAATGCAGCAGCGGGTGGCGATTGCAAGGGCGCTTGCGATGAATCCGGAAATCCTTTTGATGGATGAACCATTCGGCGCTTTGGACGAACAAACGCGTTCACGACTTCATGAGCAACTGGAGACGATTTGGGCTGAAACCCAGAAAACGATCTTATTCGTCACTCACAGCATCTCTGAATCCATTAAACTATCAGACCGGATCATTGTGATGGGAACGAAGCCAGGGGTGATCCTTAAGGATATTAAAGTAGAGATTCCAAGGCCGCGCCATGAGCATAAAAAAGAGATGGTGGAACTGGAAGAATATATTATGAGTTATCTGAAGAAGGAGATCGACAAAGTCATCAGGGAGGAGCTTGCAGATGAATCCACACATTAAGAGAATCCTTTTTTTCGCAGCTGTCATCGCATTCTGGTACGCAGGAAGCAAGCTTGAATGGTGGATGCCCATCATCCTTCCATCCCCTGAAAAGGTCCTTGAGGCACTTATAACAGGCTTCCAGGATAAAACGTTGATCTACGATCTGATTGCCAGCTTCAAACGGCTTGCGATTGGTCTGGGTCTTTCCCTGGTTATCGGAACTGGACTTGGGGTCCTGCTCGCTAAATCAAAAACGGCGGATGAAACACTTGGAACTGTCGTCCTCGCGTTTCAAAGTGTACCAAGCATTGTTTGGCTCCCGCTTGCGATCATGTGGTTCGGTATGAACGAGAAAGCTGTTATTTTCGTGGTGGTTCTTGGAGGGACATTTGTAATGACACTTAATATTAGAGTGGGCATTAAAAATGTTTCACCTTTATTCATAAAGGCGGCAAAAACGATGGGAGTAACCGGCTGGAACTTATACAAAAGGGTTATTTTTCCGGCGGCGATCCCTTATGTTGTCACTGGCTCAAGACTGGCATGGGCATTTGCCTGGAGGGCCCTGATGGCAGGGGAACTTTTAAGCACAGGACCTGGACTCGGATATACGCTTCGTTACGCCTCGGATTTCGGCAACATGGGTCTTGTAATTGGTGTCATGATCATTATTGGTGTCATTGGAACAATCGTTGATCAGCTTATCTTCCAGCGCATCGAAAAATCGGTGCTGAATCGCTGGGGACTTGATTCTTAAAATAAAAATAAGGAGGAAAAATTAATGAAAAAAGCTATTTTAATTTTAACATTCTTGTTTACAGCCGCGATGGTACTTGCTGGATGCGGTTCAGGCGGTTCATCCACGACCACAGCAGGCAAGGAAAAAATCGTCATCGGCTACTTCCCGAACATCAACCACGTTCCTGCGATGGTGGCAAAAGATAAGGGGTTCTTCGAGCAGCAGCTTGGTGATGGAACAACTATCGAGTATAAGACATTCGCTGAAGGCGGGTCATTCATGACTGCACTGAAAACGGGTGAAATCGATGCAGGTCTTGTTGGACCTGGCCCGGCGATGAACAATTTCTCAACAGGCGCAGACGTTAAAATTATTGCAGGTGCATCAACCGGCGGTACAGTGGTTTTGGCAAGAAAAGGTGTAGAGATTAACTCAGTCGAAGACTTCGCTGGCAAAACATTTATCACGCCAGGAGTTGGCTGCACTCACGACGTCCAATATGAAACGTACCTTGAAGAACAGGGAATCACATCACAGCGCATCGGCGGAACAATGAAACACCTAACTGGTCAGCCGGCACAGTACGCGGCGATGCTAAAGTCTGGCAAAGTGGATATAGCAGTTGCACCAGAACCGTGGGCAGCTGTAATTGAAAAAGAAACTGGCGCAGAAGTCGTCATTGGCTGGGATGAAGTGTCCTTCGGAGAAACGCTTCCTGCATCCGTAATGGTCACGTCCGGAAAAATGATTGAGGAAAACCCGGAAACAGTTCAAAAAATTATTAATGCT is from Mesobacillus boroniphilus and encodes:
- a CDS encoding fatty acid--CoA ligase family protein — encoded protein: MNLSSQLHHTASMLGNKPAYFFMDKASTYAELDASVTKFASGLEKLGVKKGDHIALLLGNSPHFVISLYGALRLGATVIPINPIYTADEIGYILNNGDVKVVVGLDLMLPLAEKMHQHLPKVEHFVIAETGQSQISEEEMSKLSLGSKLKPFTHVVGSGDLEFKGPELNEDDVAIILYTSGTTGKPKGAMLTHKNLYSNAKDVSDYLRMSEDDKVITALPMFHVFCLTVALNAPLMNGGTLLIVPKFSPAEVFRIARDYEATVFAGVPTMYNFLFQYPEGNPDDLKSLRVCISGGASLPVALLQNFERKFNVMVSEGYGLSEASPVTCFNPLDRPRKAGSIGTSIVNVVNKVVNEMGDEVAPGEVGELIVHGPNVMAGYYKMPEETAATIKDGWLYTGDLARMDEEGYFYIVDRKKDMIIVGGYNVYPREVEEVLYNHSDIVEVAVLGVPDPNLGEAVRCYVVSKNPKLTEEQLLEYCREHLAKYKVPSGIEFLEELPKNTTGKILRRALKNQVLQGQ
- a CDS encoding enoyl-CoA hydratase-related protein gives rise to the protein MGNIDLQLEGHTAIVTLNRPDALNAFNYETLGELQQVIEKLRSNREARVVIFTGAGEKAFSVGADLKERRTLSDEDVKRNIYKIGEVFTMVDQLPQPTIAAINGFAFGGGMELALACDFRVAAAGTQMGLTETSLAIIPGAGGTQRLPRLIGQAKALELILTARRLKAEEALEYGLVTAVVKKESLLDECMKFAEMMLANGPVALQQAKYAVKQGMNADLQTGLQIERKAYEVTIPTEDRLEALAAFSEKRKPNFKGM
- a CDS encoding AzlC family ABC transporter permease, which translates into the protein MESTLVVKHATDFKRGIQSGISIAIGYMPIALTFGLIAKTTGLALGETVMMSMLVFAGAAQYISLSLLAQGIGVFEVILTTFIVNIRHFLMSASLNEKAEEDTVWARMGYSFGITDETFSVAATREGTVNARYMFGLNLTAYSSWVVFSGLGFLIGAGLPQTLQESMSVALYAMFVGLLVPSMKSNVKVVFLAALAAAFNSIFTMAELMSTGWAIVLATLLSAILVEAVETFKKGRGSETDE
- a CDS encoding AzlD domain-containing protein; its protein translation is MSKEIIIMIIGMAIVTYIPRMLPFVMFRGKELPPFLQGVLKNVPYATLGALIFPAILFIQEDIWYGIIGAAAAFIAAFLGANVIIVVIGSISVLTLYSYFF
- a CDS encoding ABC transporter ATP-binding protein, translated to MFIEISNVHKQYADKNNHQVDILKDINLEVNKGEFVSILGPSGCGKSTLLSIVAGLTPATSGEIIVSGKKIDKPGKDRGMVFQQAALFPWLNVLENVLFPLKQEMPKKQAESEAKKQLQKVQLSKYLSHYPHELSGGMQQRVAIARALAMNPEILLMDEPFGALDEQTRSRLHEQLETIWAETQKTILFVTHSISESIKLSDRIIVMGTKPGVILKDIKVEIPRPRHEHKKEMVELEEYIMSYLKKEIDKVIREELADESTH
- a CDS encoding ABC transporter permease; its protein translation is MNPHIKRILFFAAVIAFWYAGSKLEWWMPIILPSPEKVLEALITGFQDKTLIYDLIASFKRLAIGLGLSLVIGTGLGVLLAKSKTADETLGTVVLAFQSVPSIVWLPLAIMWFGMNEKAVIFVVVLGGTFVMTLNIRVGIKNVSPLFIKAAKTMGVTGWNLYKRVIFPAAIPYVVTGSRLAWAFAWRALMAGELLSTGPGLGYTLRYASDFGNMGLVIGVMIIIGVIGTIVDQLIFQRIEKSVLNRWGLDS
- a CDS encoding aliphatic sulfonate ABC transporter substrate-binding protein, with product MKKAILILTFLFTAAMVLAGCGSGGSSTTTAGKEKIVIGYFPNINHVPAMVAKDKGFFEQQLGDGTTIEYKTFAEGGSFMTALKTGEIDAGLVGPGPAMNNFSTGADVKIIAGASTGGTVVLARKGVEINSVEDFAGKTFITPGVGCTHDVQYETYLEEQGITSQRIGGTMKHLTGQPAQYAAMLKSGKVDIAVAPEPWAAVIEKETGAEVVIGWDEVSFGETLPASVMVTSGKMIEENPETVQKIINAHKEAVKFINDNPAEAQEITIKDIKETTGQELEKDVVELAWERIGFTHEVDSQAIQDFSDSSYALKFLKDKPDFKTLIDRSFLN